The following nucleotide sequence is from Halogeometricum borinquense DSM 11551.
AAGGGACCGGAACCCAACGAACGACCACATCCGGAGGGACGACGCAACTCGCAGGGCATCCGCATCGATCCTGAAGTCGAGGCGGAACCCGACACGCAACGCGCCGTCATCTCCGCGCTGGTCGAGAACGACCCCGGCGTGCTCTCGCGCGTGTCGGGACTCGTCTCTCGACGGCAGTTCAACATCGAGAGTCTGACCGTCGGTCCGACCACCGTGGACGGACACTCTCGAATTACGATGGTCGTCGAGGAGCCGGCTCCCGGCATCGACCAGATCGAAAAGCAACTGTCGAAGCTGAAGCCCGTCATCTCGGTCGGCGAACTGGACGACGACGCCGTGCGCGCGGAGTTAGTGCTCTTAAAGGTGCGCGGCGACGAACCGGACAAAGTTCACGCCATCACCGAGATGTACGAGGGGAAGACGCTCGACGCCGGCCCGCGGACCATCACGGTGCAACTCACCGGCAACGAACAGAAGATAGACGACGCCATCGACGCCTTCCGCCAGTTCGGCATCATCGAGATCGCCCGGACCGGACAGACCGCACTGGCGCGCGGTGACCAAGCCACAGTCCCCGGAGAGAAACCAGCAACCTCCGGCGAACCGACGACTCCAACAAACTACGATGACTGACGACGAACTCACGACGACTGTATACTACGACGAAGACGCAGACCGAACGCATATCGACGACAAGACCGTCGCCGTTCTCGGCTACGGCAGTCAGGGTCACGCCCACGCACAGAACCTCGCAGACAGCGGGGTTGATGTGGTTGTCGGCCTCCGCGAGAGTTCTTCCTCCCGTGCCGCCGCGAAAGATGACGGTCTCCGCGTGGCGACGCCCGTCGAGGCCGCCGCCGAAGCGGACATCGTTTCGGTCCTCGTCCCCGACACGGTCCAACCGGCGGTGTTCGAGGAGATTCGAGACGAACTCGACGCTGGCGACACCCTCCAGTTCGCGCACGGCTTCAACATCCACTACAACCAGATCCGTCCGCCGGAAGACGTGGACGTGACGATGGTCGCCCCGAAGTCGCCGGGCCATCTCGTCCGACGCAACTACCAGAGCGACGAGGGGACGCCGGGTCTCATCGCCGTCTATCAGGACGAGACGGGCGACGCCAGAGACGAAGCACTCGCGTACGCACACGCTATCGGCTGTACCCGCGCGGGCGTCATCCAGACCTCGTTCCAAGAGGAGACGGAGACGGACCTGTTCGGCGAACAGGCCGTCCTCTGCGGCGGCGTCACCTCTCTCGTGAAACAGGGTTACGAGACGCTCGTTGACGCGGGCTACTCTCCCGAGATGGCCTACTTCGAGTGTCTGAACGAACTGAAACTCATCGTGGACCTGATGTACGAGGGCGGACTCGGCGAGATGTGGCACTCCGTATCCGATACCGCCGAGTACGGCGGTCTCACGCGCGGTGACCGCGTCGTTGACGAACACGCCCGCGAGAACATGGAGGAGATTCTCGAAGAGGTCCAAAACGGGACGTTCGCCCGCGAGTGGATCGCGGAGAATCAGGCTGGACGGCCCTCCTACACGCAACTGAAAGACCGAGAGGAGAACCACCATATCGAACAGGTGGGCGAACCCCTGCGTGACCTGTTCGCGTGGGCCGACGAGGGCGACGCGGAGAAAGCAGAAGCACCGGCAGACGACTAACCACCTTCCCCCACATATCGTACCAATGACGCGAGATGAGACACGAGACGACGCATCGAATCGCATGCGAAATGTTAGCCATACAAATCCCTACACGGGAGAGACGTTCACGACAGTCTACGAACGCGGCCCGGCCGTCACCGACGGCGGACAGTCCGGCTCCAAGCCTGCGACGACGGGCGGTTTGGAGGCGATGAAAAACGTTGACCACACGCCCCCACACGGTGACGAAACGAACCGCGTTTGGAATCGCGGGCGGACAGCAATCACCGGCCGTAATCGGTCGGTTGCGGGTGACGTAGATGAGTAAGGGAACGCTGTACGACAAGGTCTGGGATAACCACACCGTCACGCAACTGCCGACCGGGCAGACGCAACTGTTCGTCGGCCTGCACCTCATCCACGAGGTGACGAGTCCGCAGGCGTTCGGGATGCTGCGCGAACGCGGCATGGATGTGGCGTTCCCCGACCGGACGCATGCGACGGTAGACCACATCGTCCCGACGTCGGACCAGTCGCGCCCGTACACCGACGACGCCGCCGAAGAGATGATGTCGGAGTTAGAGGAGAACGTCCGCGATGCGGGTATCGACTTTTCGGATCCGACGACGGGCGATCAGGGTATCGTCCACGTCATCGGACCGGAGCAGGGAATCACCCAGCCCGGAACGACCATCGTCTGCGGCGACAGCCACACCTCGACGCACGGCGCGTTCGGCGCGCTGGCGTTCGGTATCGGCACCTCACAGATCCGTGACGTGCTGGCGACGGGATGTATCGCCATGGAAAAACAGAAGGTCCGGAAAATCGAGGTCACCGGCGAACTCGGCGAGGGTGTCGAGGCGAAGGACGTCATCCTCGAAATCATTCGTCGTCTCGGAACCGACGGCGGCGTCGGCTACGTCTACGAGTACGCCGGGGAGGCTATCGAAAACCTCGGCATGGAAGGGCGGATGTCGATCTGCAACATGTCTATCGAGGGCGGCGCTCGCGCGGGCTACGTCAACCCCGACGAGACGACGTTCGAGTGGTTAGAAGAGACCGACGAGTTCGCGGACGACCCCGAGAAGTTCGAACGGCTGAAACCCTACTGGGAGTCCGTCCAGTCCGACGAAGACGCCGAGTACGACGACGTGGTCACTATCGACGGCGACGAACTCGAACCGGTCGTCACGTGGGGGACGACGCCCGGACAGGGCGTCGGTATCACCGAACCCATCCCGGCACCCGAAGAGTTGCCGGAGGACAAACAGGACACCGCGCGCCGTGCCCAAGAGCACATGCGCGTGACGCCCGGCGAGACAATGGAAGGCTACCCAATCGACGTGGCGTTCCTCGGATCCTGTACGAACGCTCGCCTCGCGGACTTGCGCCGTGCCGCCCGCCTCGTCAAGGGGCGACAGGTCCACGAGGACGTGCGCGCGATGGTCGTCCCCGGCAGTCAGCGCGTCCAGACGGCGGCCGAAGAGGAAGGACTGAAAGACATCTTCGAGGAAGCCGGCTTCGAGTGGCGTAACGCTGGGTGTTCGATGTGCCTCGGCATGAACGAAGACCAACTGGAGGGCGACGAGGCGTGTGCGTCCTCCTCGAACCGTAACTTCGTCGGCCGGCAGGGATCGAAAGACGGGCGTACCGTCCTGATGAACCCGCGCATGGTCGCCGCCGCGGCTATTAACGGGGCAGTGAGTGACGTGCGCGAGATGAAGGAGGTGAATCTGGCATGACGGAAACGATCCCGGAGGTCGATTACGTTTCGGGGACGGGTATCCCGATTCGCGGGAACGACATCGACACCGACCAGATCATCCCGGCGCGGTTCATGAAAGTCGTCACGTTCGACGGACTGGGGCAGTTCGCGTTCTTCGACCTGCGATTTGATGACGACGACGAACCGAAAGACCACCCGATGAACGAGGATCGCTTCAAGGACTCCTCGGTGATGGTGGTCAACGCTAACTTCGGCTGTGGGTCCTCGCGCGAACACGCCCCGCAAGCGCTGATGCGCTGGGGTATCGACGCCATCATCGGCGAATCGTTCGCGGAAATCTTCGCGGGTAACTGTCTCGCTCTCGGCATCCCGACCGTCACCGCCGACCACGAGACCATCGCGGAACTGCAGTCGTGGGTTGACGAGAACCCAGACAGCGACATCGAGGTTGACGTGGAGGCCGAGACGGTCACCTACGGCGGGAAGACCATCGATGTGACCGTTGACGACGCCCAGCGAAAGGCGCTCGTGGACGGCGTCTGGGATACGACAGCGCTGATGAAGTCGAACGAGAAAGCGGTCCGCGATACGATGGACTCGTTGCCTTACGTGGAGAGCGATGACTGAGCAAATCGTTGTCGTCGAAGGTGATGGCATCGGGGCGGAGGTCGTCCCGGCCGCTGTGGACGTACTGAAAGCGGTCGGCGACTTCGAGTTCGTCGAAGCCGACGCCGGCGACGCTGTGAAGGCCGAAACAGGTGAGGCACTGCCGCAGGAGACGTACGACGCCGTCGCCGACGCTGACGCGACGCTGTTCGGCGCAGCGGGCGAGACGGCTGCCGACGTGATTCTCCCGCTCCGCGAAGCGGTAGACTCGTTCGTCAACGTCCGTCCGGCGAAGGCCTACCCCGGCGTTGACGCACTCCGACCGGAGACGGACCTCGTCTTCCTTCGAGAGAACACCGAGGGCGTCTATTCGGGTCACGAGGACCGTCTGTCGGATGATCTCTCCACGCTCACGCGCGTCGTCACCACCTCGGCGTCAGAACAACTCGCCGAGTACGCCTGCGACTTCGTCGGCGGCGAGGGCGGCAGTTTCCAGATCGCCCACAAAGCGAACGTGATGCGCGAAACCGACGGTCGATTCCGCGATACCATCGTCTCTGTCGCCGACAAACGTGGCGTCGAAGTCGAAGAAGTGCTGATGGACGCCTTCGCCACGCGCGTCTGTCTGGATCCGACGCAGTTCGACACTATCGTCTGTCCGAATCTCGCGGGTGACGTGCTTTCGGACCTCGCGGCCGGACTCGTCGGCGGTCTCGGTCTGCTCCCTTCGGCTAATATCGGCCCCGACAACGCTCTCTTCGAACCGGTTCACGGCACCGCACCGGATATCGCTGGCGAGGGTATCGCCAACCCGTCGGCGACGATTCTCTCCGCGGCGATGCTCTTAGAACACCTCGGCTACGACGACGAGGGCGCGGCCGTCCGCGAGGCGGTCGAATCCACGCTCGCTGAGGGGCCGTGTACCCCTGATTTGGGTGGCGACGCCGCCACCGAGGACGTGACGAAAGCAATCATCAACAAACTCGACTGACTGCAACTCAGTTTTGGCGTTTTCTTTGGGATTTGCAGTTGTACAGTGGCTACTCTCATCTCCCAGCTGTATGCAAGCGAGTTATTTCTGCATGAACTATGCATGATTGAACGATTATCGAACGCAAACAATTAACAGCGGAAGGTGGCTACTGCGGAACACGACTGACACATGTTACCCGCAGAACGCAAACGACGGATCGTGGAACTCGTCTCCGCAGACGACGGGCGGTCCGTCGAGGGACTCGCCGATGAACTCGGGTACTCGAAAGCGACCATCCGACGTGACCTCCGAGAACTGGAGGACCGCGGTCTCATCGAACGATCACACGGCGGTGCAGTTCCGGTTACGACGGTCGGCAAAGAGCAGACGTACGGGCAAAAGGAGGTACAAAATATCGACGGCAAGCGGTCGATAGCCGAGCGTGCTGTCGAGGAGATAACCCCCGGGCAGGTCGTCTTCTTCGATGCCGGAACGACGACTATGGAAGTTGCAAAGCAGGCACCGACAGACGGATCGGTTCTTTCGGTGACGAACTCTCCGCGCCTCGCCGTAGAACTCGGGAAGGAGGAAAACGACGTGAAACTCACCGGCGGCACCCTTCGCAGTCGGACACGCGCACTCGTCGGGCCGACTGCAGAATCGTTCATGGAGCGGACGAACTTCGATCTCCTCTTTCTCGGAACGAACGCTATCGACGCTGACGGTGGTCTGACGACGCCGAACGAGGACGAA
It contains:
- the ilvN gene encoding acetolactate synthase small subunit gives rise to the protein MTDANDANGELPKHGLKGPEPNERPHPEGRRNSQGIRIDPEVEAEPDTQRAVISALVENDPGVLSRVSGLVSRRQFNIESLTVGPTTVDGHSRITMVVEEPAPGIDQIEKQLSKLKPVISVGELDDDAVRAELVLLKVRGDEPDKVHAITEMYEGKTLDAGPRTITVQLTGNEQKIDDAIDAFRQFGIIEIARTGQTALARGDQATVPGEKPATSGEPTTPTNYDD
- the leuB gene encoding 3-isopropylmalate dehydrogenase, translated to MTEQIVVVEGDGIGAEVVPAAVDVLKAVGDFEFVEADAGDAVKAETGEALPQETYDAVADADATLFGAAGETAADVILPLREAVDSFVNVRPAKAYPGVDALRPETDLVFLRENTEGVYSGHEDRLSDDLSTLTRVVTTSASEQLAEYACDFVGGEGGSFQIAHKANVMRETDGRFRDTIVSVADKRGVEVEEVLMDAFATRVCLDPTQFDTIVCPNLAGDVLSDLAAGLVGGLGLLPSANIGPDNALFEPVHGTAPDIAGEGIANPSATILSAAMLLEHLGYDDEGAAVREAVESTLAEGPCTPDLGGDAATEDVTKAIINKLD
- the leuC gene encoding 3-isopropylmalate dehydratase large subunit, producing MSKGTLYDKVWDNHTVTQLPTGQTQLFVGLHLIHEVTSPQAFGMLRERGMDVAFPDRTHATVDHIVPTSDQSRPYTDDAAEEMMSELEENVRDAGIDFSDPTTGDQGIVHVIGPEQGITQPGTTIVCGDSHTSTHGAFGALAFGIGTSQIRDVLATGCIAMEKQKVRKIEVTGELGEGVEAKDVILEIIRRLGTDGGVGYVYEYAGEAIENLGMEGRMSICNMSIEGGARAGYVNPDETTFEWLEETDEFADDPEKFERLKPYWESVQSDEDAEYDDVVTIDGDELEPVVTWGTTPGQGVGITEPIPAPEELPEDKQDTARRAQEHMRVTPGETMEGYPIDVAFLGSCTNARLADLRRAARLVKGRQVHEDVRAMVVPGSQRVQTAAEEEGLKDIFEEAGFEWRNAGCSMCLGMNEDQLEGDEACASSSNRNFVGRQGSKDGRTVLMNPRMVAAAAINGAVSDVREMKEVNLA
- the ilvC gene encoding ketol-acid reductoisomerase — translated: MTDDELTTTVYYDEDADRTHIDDKTVAVLGYGSQGHAHAQNLADSGVDVVVGLRESSSSRAAAKDDGLRVATPVEAAAEADIVSVLVPDTVQPAVFEEIRDELDAGDTLQFAHGFNIHYNQIRPPEDVDVTMVAPKSPGHLVRRNYQSDEGTPGLIAVYQDETGDARDEALAYAHAIGCTRAGVIQTSFQEETETDLFGEQAVLCGGVTSLVKQGYETLVDAGYSPEMAYFECLNELKLIVDLMYEGGLGEMWHSVSDTAEYGGLTRGDRVVDEHARENMEEILEEVQNGTFAREWIAENQAGRPSYTQLKDREENHHIEQVGEPLRDLFAWADEGDAEKAEAPADD
- the leuD gene encoding 3-isopropylmalate dehydratase small subunit, giving the protein MTETIPEVDYVSGTGIPIRGNDIDTDQIIPARFMKVVTFDGLGQFAFFDLRFDDDDEPKDHPMNEDRFKDSSVMVVNANFGCGSSREHAPQALMRWGIDAIIGESFAEIFAGNCLALGIPTVTADHETIAELQSWVDENPDSDIEVDVEAETVTYGGKTIDVTVDDAQRKALVDGVWDTTALMKSNEKAVRDTMDSLPYVESDD
- the glpR gene encoding HTH-type transcriptional regulator GlpR; this translates as MLPAERKRRIVELVSADDGRSVEGLADELGYSKATIRRDLRELEDRGLIERSHGGAVPVTTVGKEQTYGQKEVQNIDGKRSIAERAVEEITPGQVVFFDAGTTTMEVAKQAPTDGSVLSVTNSPRLAVELGKEENDVKLTGGTLRSRTRALVGPTAESFMERTNFDLLFLGTNAIDADGGLTTPNEDEARMKELMTEKAARVVLVADATKVGKRSFVKFADLGDVDVFVTDAELPQRERQAFENEGVSVVAAPPE